In Glycine max cultivar Williams 82 chromosome 7, Glycine_max_v4.0, whole genome shotgun sequence, a single window of DNA contains:
- the LOC100807618 gene encoding probable nucleoside diphosphate kinase 5, with protein MVSEFKRKKMVQLDEATVKFFYAEHSSKSFFSSLIKYMTSGPVLVMVLEKDNAIADWRALMGPTDASKAKITHPHSIRAKSGLDVEKNCVHGSDSPKSAQREIPFFFKELSADVIAEHDEL; from the exons ATGGTTTCagaatttaaaaggaaaaagatgGTTCAACTTGATGAGGCCactgtgaaatttttttatgctgAGCACTCTTCAAAAAGCTTCTTTTCAAGCCTTATAAAATACATGACAAG TGGACCAGTGTTAGTTATGGTCTTGGAGAAGGATAATGCTATTGCTGATTGGCGTGCTTTAATGGGCCCTACTGATGCAAGCAAGGCTAAGATTACTCACCCTCACAG TATCAGAGCAAAATCTGGATTGGATGTGGAAAAGAATTGTGTTCATGGTTCAGACTCTCCCAAGTCTGCGCAAAGAGAGATaccatttttcttcaaagagcTCTCTGCAG ATGTGATTGCAGAGCATGATGAATTGTAG
- the LOC100808146 gene encoding protein NEGATIVE GRAVITROPIC RESPONSE OF ROOTS isoform X2, translating into MQNKLGGKQDNRKPNTHTTNTTTYLAKQEPREEFSDWPHGLLAIGTFGNKSEIKEDLDDQNTQEDPSSSEEIADFTPEEIGNLQKELTKLLRRKPNVEKEISELPLDRFLNCPSSLEVDRRISNALCSESEDKEEDIEKTLSVIIDKCKDICADKRKKAIGKKSISFLLKKIFVCRSGFAPTPSLRDTLQESRMEKLLRTMLHKKIYTQNSSRSPLVKKGIEDKKMTRKRNEDESDERNGDGCKWVKTDSEYIVLEI; encoded by the exons ATGCAAAATAAACTTGGTGGAAAACAAGACAACAGAAAACCAAATACACATACTACTAATACTACTACAT ATCTTGCAAAACAAGAGCCTAGAGAAGAATTCAGCGATTGGCCTCATGGTTTACTAGCAATTGGAACATTTGGAAATAAGAGTGAAATCAAAGAAGACTTAGACGACCAAAATACACAAGAGGATCCATCTTCATCAGAGGAAATAGCAGACTTCACTCCTGAAGAAATTGGGAATCTACAGAAGGAGTTAACTAAACTCCTGAGACGAAAACCCAATGTGGAAAAGGAAATTTCTGAGCTCCCTCTGGACAGATTTCTTAACTGCCCTTCAAGCTTGGAGGTTGATAGGAGAATCAGTAATGCACTATGCAGTGAATCAGAAGATAAGGAAGAAGATATTGAGAAGACACTGAGTGTGATaattgataaatgcaaagacaTTTGTgcagataaaagaaagaaagcaatTGGGAAGAAATCCATTTCTTTCCTTCTGAAGAAGATATTTGTTTGTAGAAGTGGATTTGCTCCAACACCTAGCCTAAGAGATACCCTTCAAGAGTCAAGAATGGAGAAG CTTTTGAGGACAATGCTTCACAAGAAAATTTACACCCAAAACTCTTCTCGGTCACCGTTGGTGAAGAAGGGCATAGAGGATAAGAAGATGACAAGGAAGAGGAATGAGGATGAATCAGATGAGAGAAATGGTGATGGCTGTAAATGGGTCAAGACTGATTCTGAAT ATATTGTTCTAGAGATATAA
- the LOC100808146 gene encoding protein NEGATIVE GRAVITROPIC RESPONSE OF ROOTS isoform X1: MQNKLGGKQDNRKPNTHTTNTTTYLAKQEPREEFSDWPHGLLAIGTFGNKSEIKEDLDDQNTQEDPSSSEEIADFTPEEIGNLQKELTKLLRRKPNVEKEISELPLDRFLNCPSSLEVDRRISNALCSESEDKEEDIEKTLSVIIDKCKDICADKRKKAIGKKSISFLLKKIFVCRSGFAPTPSLRDTLQESRMEKLLRTMLHKKIYTQNSSRSPLVKKGIEDKKMTRKRNEDESDERNGDGCKWVKTDSECKLHFDKCHILMKTMVEIKTLT, from the exons ATGCAAAATAAACTTGGTGGAAAACAAGACAACAGAAAACCAAATACACATACTACTAATACTACTACAT ATCTTGCAAAACAAGAGCCTAGAGAAGAATTCAGCGATTGGCCTCATGGTTTACTAGCAATTGGAACATTTGGAAATAAGAGTGAAATCAAAGAAGACTTAGACGACCAAAATACACAAGAGGATCCATCTTCATCAGAGGAAATAGCAGACTTCACTCCTGAAGAAATTGGGAATCTACAGAAGGAGTTAACTAAACTCCTGAGACGAAAACCCAATGTGGAAAAGGAAATTTCTGAGCTCCCTCTGGACAGATTTCTTAACTGCCCTTCAAGCTTGGAGGTTGATAGGAGAATCAGTAATGCACTATGCAGTGAATCAGAAGATAAGGAAGAAGATATTGAGAAGACACTGAGTGTGATaattgataaatgcaaagacaTTTGTgcagataaaagaaagaaagcaatTGGGAAGAAATCCATTTCTTTCCTTCTGAAGAAGATATTTGTTTGTAGAAGTGGATTTGCTCCAACACCTAGCCTAAGAGATACCCTTCAAGAGTCAAGAATGGAGAAG CTTTTGAGGACAATGCTTCACAAGAAAATTTACACCCAAAACTCTTCTCGGTCACCGTTGGTGAAGAAGGGCATAGAGGATAAGAAGATGACAAGGAAGAGGAATGAGGATGAATCAGATGAGAGAAATGGTGATGGCTGTAAATGGGTCAAGACTGATTCTGAATGTAAGTTGCATTTTGACAAATGCCACATCTTAATGAAAACCATGGTAGAAATAAAAACCCTGACTTAA
- the LOC100306352 gene encoding Sm-like protein LSM1B-like, giving the protein MSWAGPEDIYLSTSLASYLDKKLLVLLRDGRKLMGTLRSFDQFANAVLEGACERVIVGDLYCDIPLGLYVIRGENVVLIGELDLEREELPEHMTRVSTAEIKRAQKAEREASDLKGTMRKRMEFLDFD; this is encoded by the exons ATGTCTTGGGCAGGCCCTGAGGATATTTACCTTTCTACTTCACTTGCCAGCTATCTTGACA AGAAACTTCTTGTATTGCTGAGAGATGGTAGAAAGCTCATGGGAACACTTCGCTCTTTTGATCAATTTG CTAATGCAGTTCTTGAGGGTGCTTGTGAGAGGGTTATTGTTGGTGATCTATACTGTGACATCCCTTTAGGTCTTTATGTGATCCGGGGGGAAAATGTTGTTCTAATTGGTGAGCTG GACTTGGAGAGGGAGGAACTTCCCGAACATATGACACGTGTTTCTACCGCAGAAATCAAGAGG GCACagaaagcagaaagggaagcttcAGATCTGAAAGGGACTATGAGGAAAAGAATGGAATTCCTTGACTTTGACTAA
- the LOC100815987 gene encoding transmembrane protein 87A, translating into MCGVSLLAFLLLLSLCAEASVHDYRGEKFAAKGNAFVVHGGSEGIYASAPNLTDAYPPPNPDSYIRFERITFRRNKDFSNFSSWPIQAVIFEVEDRETIGGSAYGGQRAVCCTGDLAKLGVCTEGQVIYRPSVENPDWPQVFGVSFEMDDEVAVLPLKSIQITKTGMYNLYFIHCDTRLKGLIVEGKTVWKNPSSYLPGRMAPMKVFYQFMSFAYVLLGIFWFSQYARFWKEVFPLQNCITAVITLGMFEMALWYFDYAEFSQTGIRPTGTTIWAVTFGTVKRTVARLVILMVSMGYGVVRPTLGGLTSKVVMLGGTFFIASEVLELVENVGAVSDLSGKAKLLLVLPAAVLDVFFILWIFTSLSATLTKLQTRRMMIKLDIYRKFTNALAAAVLVSVGWICYELYFKSNDVYNEQWQNAWIIPAFWQVLSYSLLFVICILWAPSQSATRYAYRDDGNDEFDRDETTLTLIKPSPISSKDVRSVPDARSVQSSNGNSNDVLEEDKRE; encoded by the exons ATGTGTGGGGTCTCGCTTCTGGCGTTTCTGCTTCTGCTATCCCTCTGCGCCGAAGCTTCTGTTCACGACTACAGAGGGGAGAAATTCGCCGCCAAAGGTAACGCCTTTGTCGTCCATGGAGGCAGCGAAGGAATTTACGCTTCTGCCCCCAACCTCACCGACGCTTATCCACCGCCAAATCCCGACTCTTACATACG GTTTGAAAGGATTACATTTAGGAGAAACAAGGACTTTTCTAACTTTAGCTCATGGCCTATTCAAGCTGTTATTTTTGAAGTAGAAGATAGAGAGACAATTGGTGGTTCAGCTTATGGTGGTCAAAGGGCTGTCTGCTGCACCGGTGATCTAGCAAAACTAGGTGTGTGCACTGAAGGACAGGTCATTTACCGCCCTTCTGTGGAGAATCCCGATTGGCCTCAAGTTTTTGGTGTCTCTTTTGAAATGGATGATGAAGTGGCAGTGCTGCCATTGAAATCTATACAGATCACAAAAACTGGGATGTATAACTTGTATTTCATCCATTGCGATACGAGGCTTAAAGGATTGATTGTTGAAGGGAAAACTGTATGGAAAAATCCCTCCAGTTATCTACCTGGTAGAATGGCGCCTATGAAAGTTTTCTACCAATTCATGTCTTTTGCATATGTACTGCTTGGGATCTTTTGGTTCTCTCAGTATGCTAGATTTTGGAAGGAAGTATTTCCCCTGCAGAACTGCATTACCGCAGTGATAACCCTAGGCATGTTTGAGATGGCTCTGTGGTACTTTGACTATGCTGAATTCAGTCAGACTGGAATCAGGCCAACTGGGACAACCATATGGGCAGTTACCTTTGGGACTGTTAAGCGGACAGTGGCTCGTTTGGTTATTTTAATGGTTTCAATGGGCTATGGTGTTGTGAGACCTACCCTTGGAGGGCTCACATCAAAGGTGGTTATGCTTGGAGGAACCTTCTTTATTGCATCTGAAGTTCTTGAATTGGTAGAAAATGTTGGTGCAGTAAGTGATCTTTCTGGAAAGGCAAAACTGTTATTGGTTCTTCCTGCTGCAGTATTGGAtgtgttcttcattctttggATTTTCACTTCCCTCTCTGCAACTTTAACTAAGCTTCAG ACCAGAAGGATGATGATAAAATTGGATATTTACAGGAAGTTCACTAATGCTTTGGCAGCAGCTGTGCTCGTATCTGTGGGCTGGATATGTTATGAG CTTTATTTCAAATCAAATGATGTATACAACGAGCAGTGGCAGAATGCATGGATCATCCCAGCCTTTTGGCAAGTTTTGTCTTACTCTCTCCTGTTTGTTATCTGCATTCTTTGGGCACCATCTCAAAGTGCAACACG ATATGCTTACCGTGATGATGGGAACGATGAGTTTGATAGGGATGAGACTACTTTAACACTCATAAAACCATCACCCATTTCTTCAAAAGATGTTCGAAGTGTGCCAGATGCTAGATCAGTTCAAAGCAGTAACGGGAATTCAAATGATGTTTTAGAAGAAGACAAGAGAGAATAA
- the LOC100808671 gene encoding exocyst complex component EXO70A1, whose protein sequence is MSGAMICPTTQVSYFFHIRNAIYPKQNATFSRSLSLSLSLSLSLSLSLSLSIFFLIMESLPLETAEKIILRWDSTASEEARDKMIFSGGGDRDEADLYLQAVDEIQRSLSSVSVSVSSDKVNSAIQIAMARLEDEFRNILISHTNPFDPSSEDEPSQTLDSLSTTSSPKHPLTNEETTEEESDSNHNTISTPLFRFNSDGAASSVRSSVNSVNSSSYRSTSSIREIDLIPSDAVYDLRCIAERMVSSGYLRECIQVYGSVRKSSVDASFRKLQIEKLSIGDVQRLEWEQLENKIRRWIRAAKVCVRTLFASEKKLCEQIFDGVGTSIDDACFMETVKGPAIQLFNFAEAISISRRSPEKLFKILDLHDALTDLMPDIDVVFDSKSSESIRVQAAEILSRLGEAARGILSEFENAVLREPSRVAVPGGTIHPLTRYVMNYISLISDYKVTLNELIVSKPSTGSRYSGDPGIPDMDLSEFEEKTPLDVHLIWIIVILQFNLDGKSKHYRDASLAHLFVMNNVHYIVQKVRGSPELREMIGDDYLKKLTGKFRQAATSYQRATWVRVLYCLRDEGLHVSGGFSSGVSKSALRERFKAFNAMFEEVHRTQAVWLIPDLQLREELRISISEKLIPAYRSFLGRFRSHIESGRHPENYIKYSVEDLEDAVLDFFEGIPVSQHLRRRAE, encoded by the coding sequence atgaGTGGAGCAATGATATGTCCCACAACACAAGTCTCTTATTTTTTCCACATACGCAACGCAATTTACCCAAAACAAAACGCCACCTTTTCCCGcagcctctctctctctctctctctctctctctctctctctctctctctctctctatccatcttttttctaattatgGAGAGCCTCCCGCTTGAGACGGCGGAGAAGATCATCCTGCGGTGGGACTCGACGGCGTCGGAGGAGGCCCGCGACAAGATGATATTCTCCGGCGGCGGTGACCGCGACGAGGCCGATCTCTACCTCCAAGCTGTCGACGAAATCCAGCGCTCTCTCTCCTCCGTCTCCGTCTCCGTCTCCTCCGACAAAGTTAACTCCGCCATCCAGATCGCCATGGCCCGCTTAGAAGACGAGttccgcaacatcctcatctcccaCACCAACCCCTTCGACCCCTCCTCCGAAGACGAACCCTCCCAAACCCTAGACTCTCTTTCCACCACCTCTTCCCCAAAACACCCTCTCACCAACGAAGAAACAACAGAAGAAGAATCCGACTCCAACCATAACACCATCTCTACTCCTCTTTTCCGTTTCAACAGTGACGGCGCTGCTTCCTCTGTTCGCTCTTCTGTTAACTCCGTTAACAGCAGCAGTTATCGTTCCACAAGCAGCATCCGCGAGATCGATCTTATCCCCTCCGACGCCGTCTACGACCTCCGCTGCATCGCCGAGCGCATGGTCTCCTCCGGCTACCTCCGCGAGTGCATCCAAGTCTACGGCAGCGTCAGAAAATCCTCCGTCGATGCGAGCTTTCGCAAACTCCAAATCGAAAAACTCAGCATCGGAGATGTTCAGCGTCTCGAGTGGGAGCAGCTCGAGAACAAAATCAGACGCTGGATACGCGCCGCCAAGGTCTGCGTCAGAACGCTCTTCGCCAGCGAGAAGAAGCTCTGCGAGCAAATCTTCGACGGTGTCGGAACTTCCATCGACGACGCCTGCTTCATGGAGACGGTGAAAGGTCCCGCGATTCAGCTCTTCAACTTCGCGGAAGCAATTAGCATAAGCCGTAGGTCGCCGGAGAAGCTGTTCAAGATTCTCGATTTGCATGACGCGTTGACGGATTTGATGCCGGATATTGACGTCGTGTTTGATTCGAAGTCGTCGGAGTCAATTAGGGTTCAGGCTGCAGAGATTTTGTCGCGGTTGGGTGAGGCTGCGAGGGGGATTTTGTCTGAATTCGAAAACGCTGTGCTTAGGGAACCTTCTAGGGTTGCTGTTCCTGGTGGAACGATTCACCCTTTGACTCGGTATGTGATGAATTACATAAGTTTGATCTCTGATTACAAGGTTACTTTGAATGAGCTTATAGTGTCGAAGCCCTCAACGGGGTCTAGGTATTCTGGTGATCCTGGGATACCTGATATGGATTTGAGTGAGTTTGAGGAGAAGACACCTTTGGATGTTCACTTGATTTGGATTATTGTGATATTGCAATTCAACTTGGATGGGAAGAGTAAGCACTACAGGGATGCGTCTTTGGCTCACCTTTTTGTCATGAACAATGTGCACTACATTGTTCAGAAGGTGAGGGGGAGTCCCGAGTTGAGGGAGATGATAGGGGATGACTACTTGAAGAAGCTCACGGGGAAGTTCCGGCAGGCCGCCACGAGCTACCAGAGGGCCACGTGGGTGAGGGTCTTGTATTGTTtgagggacgaggggttgcatgtGAGTGGGGGGTTTTCTTCCGGGGTGTCCAAGAGTGCTCTTAGGGAGAGGTTTAAGGCGTTTAATGCCATGTTTGAGGAGGTTCATAGGACTCAGGCGGTTTGGTTGATACCGGATTTGCAGCTCAGGGAGGAGCTGAGGATATCTATATCAGAGAAGCTGATTCCGGCATATAGGTCGTTTCTTGGGAGGTTCAGGAGCCACATAGAGAGTGGGAGGCATCCGGAGAATTACATCAAGTACTCTGTTGAGGACCTGGAGGATGCTGTTTTGGACTTCTTCGAAGGGATTCCTGTTTCCCAGCACTTGAGAAGGAGAGCTGAATGA